A genomic stretch from Nitrospira sp. includes:
- a CDS encoding conjugal transfer protein TraF has product METTKLLHALAWYCVTFCSVGGVSSAVLAAEPPGSQTFIDHPRQGWFSYQDPSAEAEEDAEESPVPVTMDSLPPEAWLDPSKYRTLFKGLSVEGVKLNALPMTVLRELVSAKKERALDHPSVENVTTYIKVQKEAYDRSQRFTDAWQIAMYTDPKLDYASQHPTSTYGHSVEAEIKRNTEEQLLAGTADRVGLFFFFTSTCPFCQEQSKVLKVFADTYGLTVKPVSLDGVGLPEYPQPATNNGMAENVGVHMVPMIYLAIPEENFLKPLGAGLMTNADLRERLLVLLRNRGLLGERRSQG; this is encoded by the coding sequence ATGGAAACGACAAAACTGCTGCATGCTCTAGCTTGGTATTGCGTGACCTTCTGCTCGGTGGGAGGGGTGAGCAGCGCTGTGCTGGCCGCTGAGCCTCCTGGGTCTCAGACTTTTATCGACCATCCCAGGCAGGGGTGGTTCTCTTATCAGGACCCGTCAGCCGAGGCAGAGGAGGACGCAGAAGAGAGTCCTGTCCCCGTTACGATGGATAGCTTACCACCAGAGGCTTGGCTGGACCCGTCGAAGTACCGAACTCTGTTTAAGGGGCTTTCGGTCGAGGGCGTGAAGTTGAACGCCCTTCCGATGACGGTATTGCGTGAACTGGTGTCGGCCAAGAAGGAACGCGCGTTGGATCATCCTTCGGTCGAGAATGTGACGACTTACATCAAAGTGCAAAAGGAAGCGTATGACCGCTCGCAACGCTTCACCGATGCATGGCAGATCGCCATGTACACGGACCCCAAACTCGACTATGCGTCGCAACACCCCACGTCCACCTATGGGCATAGCGTCGAAGCCGAGATCAAGCGGAACACCGAAGAGCAGCTTCTGGCGGGCACAGCCGACCGGGTCGGACTGTTCTTCTTCTTCACCTCGACCTGCCCGTTTTGTCAAGAACAGTCCAAGGTATTGAAGGTCTTTGCCGATACCTACGGACTGACGGTGAAACCTGTGTCGCTGGACGGGGTGGGATTGCCGGAGTACCCGCAGCCCGCCACTAACAATGGCATGGCGGAGAATGTGGGCGTGCATATGGTGCCCATGATTTATCTGGCAATTCCTGAGGAGAACTTCTTAAAGCCGCTCGGAGCCGGTCTCATGACGAATGCGGATCTACGGGAGCGCTTGCTGGTGTTGTTGCGTAACCGAGGATTGTTGGGCGAGCGACGGTCTCAGGGATAA
- a CDS encoding conjugal transfer protein TraH: MRSKLILVGVCMWAVLVWPPLVQAQSMNDALTNMFTSWGVGITSPPGAYESQSRGYFSGGGVSVRLWQDPMRLWSIAPPRLSVGCQGIDVYLGSFSYGKLDRYVQLLQQIGTGAVLGYAFQLAMKAICEDCADVLNKIEAAARALNAAGRIQPCQTGIELGKALAGNEASKQKLASRFGDAWQKMKEAGGAIGDVFEDRDTVKNQSNADAASALKGTEYDVTGNLVWDVLTQAGLDQNLIVMVMSVTGTVIVGNDGDVQTRDPTMTFEQLVDSHLGDVVKVFNCGGDSECLNPTITDATDIEGFESRVYTSMSNLIEDLYSGSAISATDQQIINMTPVPILTMLADYGRPRDVGNQIARLSSEVVAADMGYQWVKWAATETSRNVSYIQKVKPEWPGNLQDFQGRLHQILRGASESLAKRQRMVNNINQLMQLTKTQGEMRSLR, translated from the coding sequence ATGCGAAGCAAACTGATTCTGGTGGGAGTGTGTATGTGGGCAGTACTGGTCTGGCCTCCCCTGGTACAGGCGCAGTCGATGAATGATGCCCTTACGAACATGTTCACGTCGTGGGGTGTCGGGATCACGAGTCCTCCAGGTGCCTACGAAAGTCAAAGTCGAGGCTACTTCAGCGGCGGCGGGGTCTCGGTCCGTTTGTGGCAGGACCCGATGCGGTTGTGGTCGATTGCCCCGCCGCGATTGAGCGTGGGCTGCCAGGGCATCGACGTTTACCTGGGCTCGTTTTCCTACGGCAAACTAGATCGGTACGTCCAATTGCTGCAGCAAATCGGGACCGGTGCCGTCTTGGGGTACGCTTTCCAGCTGGCGATGAAAGCCATTTGTGAAGACTGCGCGGACGTGCTCAACAAGATTGAAGCGGCTGCGAGAGCGCTCAATGCTGCGGGACGGATCCAACCCTGTCAAACAGGGATTGAATTGGGCAAAGCGCTAGCCGGGAACGAAGCCTCCAAACAAAAGCTCGCGAGTCGATTCGGCGATGCCTGGCAGAAGATGAAGGAAGCGGGCGGCGCCATTGGAGACGTGTTTGAAGACCGGGATACCGTCAAGAACCAGTCGAATGCGGATGCGGCCTCAGCATTGAAAGGCACGGAATACGATGTCACTGGCAATCTGGTGTGGGATGTCCTGACGCAGGCTGGCCTGGATCAGAATCTCATCGTCATGGTGATGTCGGTCACCGGGACCGTTATTGTCGGGAACGATGGCGATGTTCAAACCCGCGATCCGACGATGACCTTCGAACAGCTGGTCGATAGTCATCTGGGCGACGTGGTGAAAGTGTTTAATTGTGGGGGCGACTCGGAATGTTTGAACCCCACGATTACTGACGCGACCGATATCGAAGGATTCGAGAGTCGCGTGTATACGTCCATGAGTAACCTGATCGAAGACCTCTACTCCGGCTCAGCGATCAGCGCGACAGATCAGCAAATCATCAACATGACCCCGGTCCCCATTCTGACCATGCTCGCCGATTATGGGCGTCCACGGGATGTCGGCAATCAGATTGCGCGATTGTCTTCAGAAGTGGTCGCTGCGGACATGGGGTATCAATGGGTGAAGTGGGCGGCCACCGAAACGTCCAGGAACGTTAGCTATATCCAAAAGGTCAAACCCGAGTGGCCAGGCAATCTGCAAGACTTTCAGGGGCGGCTGCATCAGATCCTAAGGGGGGCTAGTGAGAGTCTCGCGAAGCGGCAACGTATGGTGAATAACATCAACCAGCTTATGCAGTTGACGAAGACGCAGGGCGAAATGCGATCGCTGCGGTAG